A segment of the Desulfofundulus kuznetsovii DSM 6115 genome:
GGAGAAGGGCGAGCTCCATGCCGGAACAGCCAAGGAGATTTATTTCCCGGCCATTAGCGTGCTCGCAACGGCCGGGGAAGGTTAAAGCTCTGCCAAGGGAGCTTAACCCCTTTAGAAAACCGAAAGCACAGAACTGGTATTCTTAACGGGATTGGCCCCGAAGGCCAATCCCCTCTTAATCCCACTTCCAACATCCCACTTCTCAAAGCAGCGGCGGGAGGCTCAGGGCCGGATGCCCCTTCTCCTCCAGGAAGGGCAGGATCTCTTCGCCGCTGGTGCCCACAGTTTCATCGGCAATCTTATCCACAAAGTCCTTGCCCAGGCCGGCTGCTTCGGCGGCTTCTTCCAGTTGCGGTCGCAGCTGGTCTTTCAGCGCCTTGGGCATCCACACCACCCGGGCCAGGCCGCCGTCGGCCGGGACAAACTTGCGGGATGCCAGGTAGGACTTACTGATACCCATGAACCCGGGCATCTGGGCACCGCCGCCAATGGTGCCGGCCATGGTGGAGAAGGTCATCCCCGACGGGGTCATGCCGCCGTGCTCCCGGTTGACCACCATAAAGCCGTTACACTCCGGCACCATGGCCAGGATGCATTCGAAGCAGCCGCAGGAAGTCATGGGATATTCCATGATGGTGTAGAAGTTGACCGCCTCGATGGTCCGTTGGGAGTTAGCGTGAACAAATTCGTTGACCGACTTCCACTGTCCTTTGACCGGATCTATGAGCCCCTCCAGCTTGATGGGCTGGTTTGGCCCGTGGGGGTTGATTTCATAGGAAGCCTTGGCGTCCAGCCAGCTCACCGCACCGCACAGGCCCGTCCGTTCGGGAGGAACGATGCACACGTGGGTGGGGGCAAAGGACTGGCACAAGGTGCAGGAGTAGAAGGTGTCCACGGTTTCATCCTTCAACTCCTTCAACCGGTCATCCCGTTTCTTGTAGTACTGCCGGGCCAGTTCCCGCATCTCCAGTACCTTTTGCTCGTCGGTGTAAATGGTTACCTGTACCCGGTCCACCACCGCGGCAAATTCCGATTTGAACTTGGCGTAGAGGATATTGCCCAGGTGTTTTAAGCGGAAGCCTTTGGCAAAAGCGCCGTTGCTTATGCGCACCCACATGATGTCCCGCTGGGCCACGTGCCACAGACCTTCCCCGTAGTTGGTGAAGTAGTGGATGCGCCGCTCCAGCACGGGCTCGAAGTCTTCCTGCATCTTACGCCCGTAAACATCCACGATGATACCCAGGGGCATGGCGCTTCCCGGTTGTACGGTGTCGATGTCGGGACCAATAACCTCCACCTTGCCGTCTTCCACTTCGTCCGGGCCGGCCATGCGCACCAGTTCGAAGCTGGGAGTCCTGGTGCCGCCGAATTCCACATACATGTCCTTCTTGCGGATGGACTCACCCTCGAAGGCCGGGCCGACGGTGATGGGTGCATCGATTTCTATGCTGGTAATCTTAATTTCGCGCAGCTCCATGCCCAGCTGGATGGCTTTTTCCAGATCCGGCTCGTAGATAAACCAGTCCTTTATTTGCTTGTCTTCAGGCAGGGGCTGGTCGGTGATAATGGGAATGCCGATGTTGATTGCCCCCATGCAGGCGGCCGTCTTGACCATGTCGTGCTCGCCCAGGTAGAGCACGAAAGCACGGATCCGCCGGCGCTGGTAGTCCCTCTGGGCATCCCTCAAGCCCGGCTTGATGCCGCCGAACATCATGCCGGCCCGCAGGGCGTAGTTGGCGCAGTGGACCACCTGGGTGAAGTTGCCCAGGGGGTAGGCAATCAGATCGACGCCCAGCTTGACCCCTTCCTCCAGCAGCTGTTCGATAACCTCGTCACAGAGGAAAAGCATGAAGCCCATGCCCATTAACTTATTGACCACCCGGGCCAGTTCCCTGGGGTCCCTGGCCCGGCCCAGGATCAGGACTTCGCCGGGGATGGTCCAGTCCACCATCTTGGTGCCGTACTGGCGCACCACCGGGTCGCCGATAAAGCCGGTCCAGGGTGGGACGTGCAGGGGGTTCTCCGGGCTATACTGAAGGTAGCGAATGGCCTCGATAATGTCCGCCGCGTACCAGGTGGATTCCCCCCACTGCCGGGCATTGGCAAAGGTTTTCTCTTCCTTTATGGCTGCCCGGGCACGGTTCAATACCGGTACGCAGTCGCCCAGGGTCTTGATCTCCTCGCCGCTTAAGCAGCGAATGACGGGCAGGTAATAAGCGGTATCGGGGTATCCTACGGGATGATCCTTGCCGTACCGGCGAATAGCCTGGTTAAGCAAAATCTCAGCATAACTTACAGCGGTAATAGCCCCTTCGTAGGCTTCCTTAAAAAGTCTCTTTGGCTCCTTGCCCGGTTCAACAGCCCCTTCAAATATCTGGTCAAAATTAATGGCTTCGGCCATTATTTTCCCTCCTCCGCCCCAGGTTTACCAGTTTTGACAGAGAGCGGTTTCAAAGTCTTCTGCTACTTTACGATGCACACCCAGCTTCCAGGTACGGTACTCCAGGGCATTGAGCAGTTTTTGTATGGCCACCTCGATATCGGGTTCCAGGATGAAGTAACCCCCAAATACATCGCTGGCAATCTGCGTCAAAATACTGTAGATCAGGTCGGAACCCTCCACCGGCGGCATGGTTCCCACATGGGTGGGCAGGCCGATGGTTACAGCCCATGTACCAATACTGGTGGCCTTACCGCTCATAGCTTCCGGGGCCGAGGCGACAAAGGGTACTTTGGGGGTATCTACGCCAAGATCTTCGGCCATCAGCATCAGGAGTTCGGCTGCCCGGGAGTTGTCGACACAGGAACCAATGTGGAATACCGGCGGCAGGCCGTATTTCAGATCGGCCTTTTCACTGATACGCTGGAAGAATTTCTTCAACCCGGGACCACAGAACTCATCCACTTTGGCCGGATCCATCAGGCCCGCCTTCGCGCACGCCTGGGCATTACAGCCGGTGGAAATAACAAAAACGTCATTTTTCAGCATGGCTTTGGTGATTTCCAGGTGGGCCTGATCCTGGAAGGTTTTCAGGTTGTTGCACCCGGCCATAAGGATGACGCCCTTCAGTTCCCCGGAAAGAATGGCTTCGTTGAGCACCCGTACCGGGTTATCGGGGTTAACAGTCTTGAAGAGCTCAAAGATAGCCTCCAAACTCCAGCCTGCCACCACTTTGTTCTTTACATTGGGAATGTGCACCGGACGGGTTCCCCGTTCTTTAAAGGCTTCAATGGCCTGGCGGATCACGTCTTTAGCGTTGGCCATGGCCGTTGCTTCCTGATAGTCAATGTGTATGCTGCCGGGAATCTTCACAATATCCGAAGTGGTAATCAACCTGGTTCCGAAGCACTGGGCCACCGTGTTTAAACCGGGCATGATGCACTGCACGTCCACCACCATGGCATCAACCGCACCGGTACAGATGGCCAGTTCCTGGGAGGAAAAGGAGGTCACTATGGGAATGCCCTGGCGCATGAGCACTTCGTTCCCCGTACAGCAAATCCCGGCCAGATTAATACCGGCCGCACCGGCGGCCCTGGCTTCATCTTCCAGTTCCCGGGCCGCAGCCACAATCATTTCGCTTAAAAGGGGATTATGGCCGTGCACAACGATATTGACCTTTTTAGGATCTAAAACCCCCATATTGGCTTCACTTACAACAGGCTGGGGAGTACCAAAAATAATGTCGGAAAGGTCGGTGGCAATCCACTTGCCGGCCAGGTCGGCCAGGCCTACCCGTACGGCGCTGAATACCAGGTTTACCGGGTCGTTATCCATCCCCACGTGGGCCTGGGTAACCAGGTCGGAAATGGTGGCATGAATCCCGTGGGGCATGACCATGTGGCTTCTGTACCTTTCTACCCGGGCAGGTATTTGCTGCTTCACTACCCAGGTAGTTTCCCCTTCGCCCTTCAGGCGACGGAAGTCTTCCAGGGCTGTTTCAGCCAGCTCTTTCGCCAGAGCCAGAGTTTCTTTACCTTCGGTTTCAATCCCCACTTTTTTACAAATGCGCACCAGTTTCTCGGGGTCCTTAATGGAGTAGTCGGGAGCTTTCCCCTCCGCAATCATTTCCAGCGTGTGGGCTATATGGTTGCCGTGCTGAGCATGGGAGGCACAGCCGGTGAGGATCATTACACCCACACTGCGGGCCACAATGGTCCAGGAATTGGCACCGCATATGCCCCTGCTCGCCGGCCCTTCTTCCGCTTTAATCCGGCAGGGACCCATCATGCAGATGCGGCAGCAAATGCCCTTATAACCAAACTGGCACTGGGGCTGCTGGGCCACCACCCGGTCAAAGGCGGTAATCACACCCTGCTCTTGGGCTACATCAATCATTTCCAGGACGGCCGGATCAACGGAACGCCTGACACTCTTGGGATCAATGACCCGCGGGGTCTTATCCGAAGGCCGGCTGGTTAGCTGGGGATCCCTAAACCTTGGCATTTATCTGACCTCCTTAAACATTAAACAGGTTAATTGCAGGAAGACGTTAAGAACCTCTCATAAAGCTTTTCCCGCCCCTTTGAACCTTTTCTCCCGGGCTGTACGAAAATGCGTCCCCCCTCCGCAATAATTTAAGATTTAGTAAAACATTGTGATTATTAGTTCTACTTTACCAGAGGCTCGACTAACGGACAAATGTTAATTATGACCATATTCTTCCCCATTAAGGCATGTAATGAATTTATGTTCGATTTATAAGGGTATATGTTCTTTAACATAATTTCACTAAGACAGGCCGCTCTTTACCAAAGTACCGGGGCAATTATCATATCGTTAAGGCTATAACCTTTGCTCGGTCGGCGAAACCTGCTGCCTGTCCATAGGGAACCGAATTGCGGAGGACCGCTAACAACCAGATATTCCCTTGTTCATCCCCTGTTCCGCCACTACCTGTGCCCCGGGGGGATCAAAGAACGGTACTTTTTGCCCCTGCGCGCAGCATTGCGGACAAAAACCAAAGAGCTTTAAGGAGGCACCGATAATTTGAAAACCCTGTCTTTGGGAAGGAGATAGTTCCACCACCGGTGAGGCTTCCAGTTCAAAAACCCGGCCACAGCCCAGGCAAATGAAATGGGCATGGGGATCACCGTTTATTTCGTAACGGAAGGAACCGTCCATTAGCTGCAGGCGACGTACCAAACCCAGCCGGTGGAAAAGCCTTAACGTACGGTAAACGGTAGCCCGCCCGATACCGGGGCATTTTTGCCTGGCTTCCTCGTATAAATCTTCCGCGCTGGGATGCTCACTGCTCTTGGCCAGTAAAGCGTTTAAAATCACTTCCCGCTGAACAGTTAATCGTATTCCATTCTTTTTCAAACGTTCGATTCTTGCGGCCGTTCCTTTCTCCAAGGAACTCACCTCTTTTCTTTTAAAAAACAGCTCCCCGCAGCTTTTGGTCATATGTTATTTTAAAGGGATATATGAACTATTGTCAATAACAGATTGACATAAAAATGCCTGTAGTTAGTCCGGTAAAAATATGCCGGCAGCTTTAACACTACCGGCTTTGCTTGATTATTCCTGTTCCGCTTGTCCTTTGCTCCTCTCTTGAATTTGCTCCAGGCGCTGCTTAAAACCCTGGAGGATATTTTCGAGATGGGAGATCTGTGCTTTTAACACACCGGCCTCATTTTCAGGAGGAGCCGGGAAATAGGGCACATATGGCGCACCCATGGCCGGGGGAAGACCACCCCACCAGAAACGGCCACGGCGCCCCGCACCCCAGCCGGGACCCCGGCGGGGACGGCACCACCACCCCGGCGCACTGGCAAAGCCGGGCAGGTTGTACCCGGCACAATAACCCATCCCCCTGCCGGTCATCGGACCCATACCCCAGGGACCTGTCCTGTCTCCACGCGGCATTTCACACCAACCTCCTAACCCATAAACCTGTTTTTGTTTTTTCTCCCGTAAGTGCAGAGTCCAAAGAGAAATTTCCTCCTAATCCTACCCCTGCCACCTTTAGCTTTAGACGGCCTCAGGGCAGGAATCTGAGACAAGCCTCCCGTTAAGGGAACGATGCAATAGCCCTGACCTCGACCGGTCATGGGACCGGCTCCCCGGGGGCCACTTCCATCAAACCCGGGCATCTGTTTTCACCTCCCCCACCGCCCCCCGCGGTGGCGATGCCGCCACCTGCGGCAACCGGGCATGGCAAATCTTTCCTGGTATAACTGGCCTTGAAGATAGGCCTGTAAAACCTCTTCCACATCACCGGTCACCCAGGGAATTACCTGGATTCCCCGGGCGACTACCTGATGATAAAGAAAGTTGCTTATGCCGCCGCAAATAAGCACTCTTACGCCAAGATGAACCAGTTGCTCAACCCGGGAAGGCCAGCCCAAATCATCCAGCTTTACTTGCCTTCGAGAAATGAGCCGTCCCCGGCTTATTTCCACCACCAGCGTTTCTTGAGCCACATCGAAGAGGGGAGATATGCGATTGCCCCACCTGGCGAGAGCAACTCTCATTAAACCTTACACCCCGTTAGATTAGAGCCTGTTTTAAAACAGGTGAGTGTTCAGTCAACCACAGTCACAGTTCATCATGCGTCCTCGAGAGCCGAGCCGGTAGCCTCGCTTCACCGGGTGCTGTTACCGGCGCTCCGCAAAATCGTTCGCTCTGGACAACGCCGTTCCTTTGCAGTTAACGGCGGTTTTACTGAACTTTTACTAAAACTGTTTACCCTTTGCCGCCTGGCTGCATAATTTTTTGCCCGCAAAACTTATGCCAACAAAACAATGCCTCTAAAAAACCTGGATAAAATAGCTGCCCCTGGCTTTCGCCGAACGTTCCTTCCGGGTGATAATACTGGGGAAAACAAAAAAAGGTGCAAAATGCACCCGGATTAACCACCTTAACCATTGCAAAATGCAACGTTATTCTGCCCTGTTCAAATAGTCACTGGTTGGAATTTTTATGCCGTATCGCTTAATTTTCCGCCACAGGGTAGTCTTATCAATACCCAGTTCCCTGGCCGCCAGACTGCGTTTGCCCCGGTTCCGAACAAGCGCCTCATAAATCATCCGGGCTTCCATTTCGGCCAGGGTTTTGCCTTTCCCGGAACAGGAGCGGTCAGCAGCAGCCTGCAGATAAGCGGGCAGGTGCTCCGGCTTGATGAGCCCGCCTTTGCACAGGATAAAGGCATGTTCGATGATGTTTTCCAGTTCCCTGATATTTCCTGGAAAGTCATGCTGCCATAACAGGGCCAGGGCCTCTTCAGAAATCCCGTCAATGGCTTTACCCCGCAGGATGTTTAACCTGTCGATAAAATGCTCTACGAGCAAGGGAATATCTTCCTTACGTTCGGATAAGGGGGGTAACGTAATTTTAATTACATTGATCCGGTAGTACAAATCCTGACGAAACAACCCCTTTTCCACCAGCCCGGCCAGATCTTTATTGGTAGCCGCCAGTACCCGCACATCGGCCTTCACCGGGCGCACGGCACCCAGGGGCTCAAACTCTTTCTCCTGTAAAACCCGCAGGAGTTTAACCTGCAGAGCCGGGGAAATATCGCCAATCTCATCCAGGAAAAGGGTGCCCCCCTGGGCACGGGCAAAACGACCGGGCTTACTCCTTCTGGCATCAGTAAAGGCCCCTGCCTCATAACCGAAAAGCTCCGATTCCAGCAAGGTGTCAGGAAGGGCGGCGCAATTTACGGCCACCAGGGGTTTGTCCCTGCGCGGGCTTAAATTGTGTATGGCTCGTGCCAAAAGTTCCTTCCCCGAACCGGTCGGCCCTTCAATTAACACCGTGCTATCACTTTCCGCTATGTCCGGAAGAAGGGAGAAAATTTGCTGCATCCGGTGGTTTTTGCTAATGATATCGGCAAAAGTATACCGCCCCCGCAATTCTCTGCGTAATTCCTCCACCAGGGAGAGATCCCGGAAGGTTTCCACACCACCAATCACCTGCTGGCACTCATCCCTCAGTATACCGGTGCTTATACTGATGGGAACCTTTTTACCGTAAGCATTGACAATATAAACAGCCCTGTTCACTACCGGGCAACCGGTTTCCAGGGTGTATTTCAACGCACATTCCCTCTCGCAAATACTGGCCCGAAAAACTTCCCAGCAAAAACGCCCGACGGCTTCTTCCCGGGGTACGCCGGTAATTTCCTCCGCAGCCCGGTTGAAAAAGGTAATGCGCCAATCGGAATTAACTGTAAAAACACCATCACTAATGCTGTTTAAAATAACCGGGATAATGTTTTGCTCAGCTGTGACATTCATACCTATTCCAGCCCTCGATCTATTTTACATATGTCCATATTAACACCCCTTAAGCAAAGAAGCAATAGCTCCAACCGCAGAAGTTGTTTTTCTGAGTCAATGCGGCATCCTTGCCGTTGCCCGGATCACGCCCAGAAGTGCAAAAAAAAAGCCCGGCAAAAGCACCGCCGGGGCCAGATTAAATCATTGTGGGATGGTGAAGCGCCCTTTGAAGGAAGGTTTCCGGCCGGGGTAAGGGCAGGTCTCCCCTGCCGGAACGACCAGGAGAATTCTCCCCCGGCCGTTTTACGAAATCCACATTAAAAAGTCCTGACTGGCCATCACCCGCCTTTCACCATGGAATGTTATGTTACTTTAATTGTTCCCTTTCGGCCTGGCTGGGTAAAATAAGGGCATTGCTCACCAGATGATGGATATGTCTCACCTTGCAGTCCAGCTTGTAATACTTGATGATGTCGGTCAGCTGGTCGTAGCAGTTATGGCAGGGTGTAACTACGATTTTAGCACCGGTGGCCTGGATTTGCTCGGCTTTCAGCTTGCCCTTGGCCATCCGGTAGGGATAAATTTCCTTACCCATGGCCAGCAGGCCGCCACCGCCGCCGCAGCAGTAGTTGTACTGGCGGTTGGGCCACATTTCGACAAAGTCCATGCACACCTGCTGCAGGCAGTAGCGGGGCTCTTCCACAACTCCCTCTTTGCGCACCAGGTTGCAGGGATCGTGGAAGGTAACCCGTTCGGTGTTTCTGGTGCGGTCAACTTTAATGCGGCCCTCCCGGATCCACTCGGCCTGCAGCTGTACAAAGCTACGGACGGGGTAGGTGGCACCATTAAGCCACACAATGCGGCCCCAGCGCTGCGCCCTGAAGGCATGCCCGCATTCGGTAATGATAACTTCCTTCACTTTTAACCGTTCAAACTCTTCCATGGTACGCCGTACCATAGTGGTCGAATCTTCATCGTCACCATTGAACAGGGCGTAATGGGTGGCGTCCCACCAGCGGCTGCTGACGGTCCAGCTGGCCCCGGCGGCCCACATAATTTTGGCAATGCTCTGTACATCCTGAGGATAATATTTAATTTCCCGGGGGTCCCACATGAAGAGGAACTCCGCCCCTTCCTGGTCCACGGGTATTCTGGCATTGGGGTCTCCCACTTCCTGCTGCAGCTCTTCCTCCATCCACTCCAGGGTTTCGAGATATTCCTCTGTGGTTACCTCCATCTGGTTGCCGGTGCGGATCTGCGCATCCACCACGTCCTGCAAAAATCCCGGTGCCCTGAGGCCGAAGTTTT
Coding sequences within it:
- the acsB gene encoding acetyl-CoA decarbonylase/synthase complex subunit alpha/beta gives rise to the protein MAEAINFDQIFEGAVEPGKEPKRLFKEAYEGAITAVSYAEILLNQAIRRYGKDHPVGYPDTAYYLPVIRCLSGEEIKTLGDCVPVLNRARAAIKEEKTFANARQWGESTWYAADIIEAIRYLQYSPENPLHVPPWTGFIGDPVVRQYGTKMVDWTIPGEVLILGRARDPRELARVVNKLMGMGFMLFLCDEVIEQLLEEGVKLGVDLIAYPLGNFTQVVHCANYALRAGMMFGGIKPGLRDAQRDYQRRRIRAFVLYLGEHDMVKTAACMGAINIGIPIITDQPLPEDKQIKDWFIYEPDLEKAIQLGMELREIKITSIEIDAPITVGPAFEGESIRKKDMYVEFGGTRTPSFELVRMAGPDEVEDGKVEVIGPDIDTVQPGSAMPLGIIVDVYGRKMQEDFEPVLERRIHYFTNYGEGLWHVAQRDIMWVRISNGAFAKGFRLKHLGNILYAKFKSEFAAVVDRVQVTIYTDEQKVLEMRELARQYYKKRDDRLKELKDETVDTFYSCTLCQSFAPTHVCIVPPERTGLCGAVSWLDAKASYEINPHGPNQPIKLEGLIDPVKGQWKSVNEFVHANSQRTIEAVNFYTIMEYPMTSCGCFECILAMVPECNGFMVVNREHGGMTPSGMTFSTMAGTIGGGAQMPGFMGISKSYLASRKFVPADGGLARVVWMPKALKDQLRPQLEEAAEAAGLGKDFVDKIADETVGTSGEEILPFLEEKGHPALSLPPLL
- the cooS gene encoding anaerobic carbon-monoxide dehydrogenase catalytic subunit, whose protein sequence is MPRFRDPQLTSRPSDKTPRVIDPKSVRRSVDPAVLEMIDVAQEQGVITAFDRVVAQQPQCQFGYKGICCRICMMGPCRIKAEEGPASRGICGANSWTIVARSVGVMILTGCASHAQHGNHIAHTLEMIAEGKAPDYSIKDPEKLVRICKKVGIETEGKETLALAKELAETALEDFRRLKGEGETTWVVKQQIPARVERYRSHMVMPHGIHATISDLVTQAHVGMDNDPVNLVFSAVRVGLADLAGKWIATDLSDIIFGTPQPVVSEANMGVLDPKKVNIVVHGHNPLLSEMIVAAARELEDEARAAGAAGINLAGICCTGNEVLMRQGIPIVTSFSSQELAICTGAVDAMVVDVQCIMPGLNTVAQCFGTRLITTSDIVKIPGSIHIDYQEATAMANAKDVIRQAIEAFKERGTRPVHIPNVKNKVVAGWSLEAIFELFKTVNPDNPVRVLNEAILSGELKGVILMAGCNNLKTFQDQAHLEITKAMLKNDVFVISTGCNAQACAKAGLMDPAKVDEFCGPGLKKFFQRISEKADLKYGLPPVFHIGSCVDNSRAAELLMLMAEDLGVDTPKVPFVASAPEAMSGKATSIGTWAVTIGLPTHVGTMPPVEGSDLIYSILTQIASDVFGGYFILEPDIEVAIQKLLNALEYRTWKLGVHRKVAEDFETALCQNW
- a CDS encoding Fur family transcriptional regulator codes for the protein MEKGTAARIERLKKNGIRLTVQREVILNALLAKSSEHPSAEDLYEEARQKCPGIGRATVYRTLRLFHRLGLVRRLQLMDGSFRYEINGDPHAHFICLGCGRVFELEASPVVELSPSQRQGFQIIGASLKLFGFCPQCCAQGQKVPFFDPPGAQVVAEQGMNKGISGC
- a CDS encoding DUF5320 domain-containing protein, which translates into the protein MPRGDRTGPWGMGPMTGRGMGYCAGYNLPGFASAPGWWCRPRRGPGWGAGRRGRFWWGGLPPAMGAPYVPYFPAPPENEAGVLKAQISHLENILQGFKQRLEQIQERSKGQAEQE
- a CDS encoding DUF5320 domain-containing protein, whose product is MPGFDGSGPRGAGPMTGRGQGYCIVPLTGGLSQIPALRPSKAKGGRGRIRRKFLFGLCTYGRKNKNRFMG
- a CDS encoding NifB/NifX family molybdenum-iron cluster-binding protein, whose protein sequence is MRVALARWGNRISPLFDVAQETLVVEISRGRLISRRQVKLDDLGWPSRVEQLVHLGVRVLICGGISNFLYHQVVARGIQVIPWVTGDVEEVLQAYLQGQLYQERFAMPGCRRWRHRHRGGRWGR
- a CDS encoding sigma-54 interaction domain-containing protein, producing MNVTAEQNIIPVILNSISDGVFTVNSDWRITFFNRAAEEITGVPREEAVGRFCWEVFRASICERECALKYTLETGCPVVNRAVYIVNAYGKKVPISISTGILRDECQQVIGGVETFRDLSLVEELRRELRGRYTFADIISKNHRMQQIFSLLPDIAESDSTVLIEGPTGSGKELLARAIHNLSPRRDKPLVAVNCAALPDTLLESELFGYEAGAFTDARRSKPGRFARAQGGTLFLDEIGDISPALQVKLLRVLQEKEFEPLGAVRPVKADVRVLAATNKDLAGLVEKGLFRQDLYYRINVIKITLPPLSERKEDIPLLVEHFIDRLNILRGKAIDGISEEALALLWQHDFPGNIRELENIIEHAFILCKGGLIKPEHLPAYLQAAADRSCSGKGKTLAEMEARMIYEALVRNRGKRSLAARELGIDKTTLWRKIKRYGIKIPTSDYLNRAE
- a CDS encoding (Fe-S)-binding protein translates to MEAIAASKLDPTFMSEVVSKFRTDKDPADLYNCLTCGMCSAGCPYNGVHDHADPRKFIRQVVLGMRDEVLASTFIWACTMCGRCTFHCPMNVDIAGLVRTIRSPKNFGLRAPGFLQDVVDAQIRTGNQMEVTTEEYLETLEWMEEELQQEVGDPNARIPVDQEGAEFLFMWDPREIKYYPQDVQSIAKIMWAAGASWTVSSRWWDATHYALFNGDDEDSTTMVRRTMEEFERLKVKEVIITECGHAFRAQRWGRIVWLNGATYPVRSFVQLQAEWIREGRIKVDRTRNTERVTFHDPCNLVRKEGVVEEPRYCLQQVCMDFVEMWPNRQYNYCCGGGGGLLAMGKEIYPYRMAKGKLKAEQIQATGAKIVVTPCHNCYDQLTDIIKYYKLDCKVRHIHHLVSNALILPSQAEREQLK